One part of the Pueribacillus theae genome encodes these proteins:
- a CDS encoding hydantoinase/oxoprolinase family protein, whose translation MGYEVGIDIGGTFTDVVVTGTNQLWTAKALSTKDIVSGILVGLEEVSKRMDIGVRQLVPKINRFVLGNTIVTNAIDEMRLAKVGLLTTKGFADTLRIARSARGSEYDPHLQKPKPDIVDRQNIVEITERVDVNGDEVVKLDEEQIRNELKNLLDKGVQAIAVCFLFSFRNPKHEQRVKEILAELAPEVPCTLSSEIAPMYREYERMVTTVLDAAVKPIVERHFEELERKFNKYGLQCEIKIMQVNGGFASIGDVIKKPIYMFNSGPVGGVVASKAIGNKLNIDKIITADMGGTTFDTSFISDGEARIVQRAEIGEFSTSLTVVDIEGIGAGGGSIAWLDSRGLLRVGPKSAGANPGPVCYDNGGTEPTVTDAAVVLNLLDPNYYLGGSVEINRDKAVQAIKDKLADSLDLSIEKTASGIYQLTIHQMANAIRSITINRGYDPRDFSLVSFGGATGLFVAAIGHELGINEIIIPKQASVFSATGLLQAEAIYTTSKTAPWTFNQSIDYLNTVFNELDQKALEWFEKESIPEETRILIREVDMKFNGQIFEVATRIPNGVLTEEDKTVIRQSFIEDYEKEFGAGTAWEDAEILLVNARIRAVGGSKEAAGKQMKELRTGVELLRKDMRDVFEPMSGELLNIPVYRDGIESAVSGTCILELPDTTIFVPKGGTLEPLDSLDGYRLVLK comes from the coding sequence GTGGGGTATGAAGTAGGTATTGACATCGGGGGTACGTTTACAGATGTTGTTGTAACGGGTACAAACCAACTTTGGACAGCTAAGGCACTCTCTACAAAAGATATTGTAAGCGGTATCTTAGTTGGACTAGAGGAAGTGTCAAAGAGAATGGATATAGGTGTTCGACAGCTTGTGCCTAAAATTAACCGATTTGTATTGGGGAATACTATTGTAACCAATGCAATTGATGAAATGCGTCTCGCAAAAGTTGGGTTATTAACAACAAAGGGGTTTGCTGATACGTTACGTATTGCACGTTCAGCTCGTGGGAGCGAGTATGACCCCCATTTACAAAAGCCGAAACCTGATATTGTTGATCGACAAAACATTGTGGAAATTACTGAGCGCGTCGATGTGAACGGTGATGAAGTTGTTAAATTAGATGAAGAACAGATAAGAAATGAATTAAAAAACCTTTTAGATAAAGGAGTTCAAGCTATCGCTGTATGTTTCTTGTTTTCGTTTAGAAATCCTAAGCATGAGCAGCGTGTAAAAGAAATTTTAGCTGAACTTGCTCCTGAAGTGCCTTGTACTTTATCTTCAGAAATTGCTCCAATGTATAGAGAATACGAAAGAATGGTAACAACGGTTCTTGACGCTGCCGTCAAGCCAATCGTAGAGCGCCATTTCGAAGAATTGGAACGCAAATTTAATAAGTATGGCTTACAGTGTGAAATTAAAATTATGCAAGTCAACGGAGGCTTCGCTTCAATTGGAGATGTTATTAAAAAGCCAATTTATATGTTCAATTCTGGTCCAGTAGGAGGAGTAGTAGCTTCAAAAGCAATTGGTAACAAGTTAAATATTGATAAAATTATCACGGCAGACATGGGTGGTACGACCTTTGATACGTCCTTTATTTCTGACGGTGAAGCGAGAATCGTTCAACGTGCAGAGATTGGTGAATTTTCTACGAGCTTAACTGTCGTTGATATCGAAGGGATCGGTGCAGGTGGGGGTAGTATTGCCTGGTTAGATAGTCGAGGTTTACTAAGAGTAGGTCCAAAGAGTGCAGGGGCAAATCCAGGACCAGTATGTTATGACAATGGCGGAACGGAACCAACTGTCACGGATGCTGCGGTCGTATTAAATCTACTCGATCCAAATTATTACCTAGGTGGAAGTGTGGAAATTAATCGTGACAAAGCGGTTCAAGCTATAAAAGACAAGCTGGCTGATTCATTAGATCTTTCCATTGAAAAAACAGCATCAGGCATTTACCAATTAACGATTCATCAAATGGCAAATGCAATTCGATCGATTACAATTAATCGTGGATATGACCCTCGTGATTTTAGTCTCGTTTCATTTGGTGGAGCGACTGGATTGTTTGTTGCTGCCATTGGTCATGAACTCGGAATTAATGAAATTATTATTCCGAAACAAGCGTCCGTTTTTTCTGCTACAGGTCTCTTACAGGCAGAAGCAATTTATACAACTTCAAAAACAGCACCATGGACTTTTAACCAATCCATTGACTATTTGAATACAGTTTTTAACGAATTGGATCAAAAAGCACTTGAATGGTTTGAAAAAGAATCCATTCCTGAAGAAACTCGCATTCTTATTCGTGAGGTAGATATGAAATTTAACGGTCAAATTTTTGAAGTTGCAACAAGAATTCCTAATGGAGTCCTTACTGAGGAAGATAAAACAGTTATCCGTCAATCATTCATTGAGGATTATGAGAAAGAATTCGGAGCAGGGACCGCTTGGGAAGATGCAGAAATCCTTCTAGTTAATGCACGCATTCGCGCTGTTGGTGGTTCTAAAGAAGCAGCAGGGAAGCAAATGAAGGAGCTTAGAACAGGAGTAGAATTGCTTCGTAAAGATATGAGAGATGTTTTTGAACCGATGTCAGGTGAATTACTCAATATACCAGTTTATCGAGATGGCATCGAATCAGCCGTTTCGGGAACGTGTATCTTAGAGTTGCCAGATACGACAATTTTTGTTCCTAAAGGAGGTACATTGGAGCCACTTGATTCATTGGATGGCTACCGTCTTGTCCTTAAATAG